A window from Streptomyces sp. NBC_00271 encodes these proteins:
- a CDS encoding GNAT family N-acetyltransferase codes for MPDVHEKSLAHPFPVLDGHGLRLRPWDPESEADVATWLRGLSDPEFQRWNTPVKIVRDLDSARDSLRSRAEAVADGTAVAFCITDAATGTTLGHIGVNDINHVIRVGIVGYWVLPEARGRQVATRALALAARYAFGAVRLHRVELGHALGHDVSCRIAERCGFPYEGTLREAMFEAGRHDAFRDVHLHARIATDPEPTLPDRP; via the coding sequence ATGCCCGACGTTCACGAGAAGTCCCTCGCCCACCCCTTCCCCGTGCTCGACGGCCACGGTCTGCGGCTGCGCCCCTGGGACCCGGAGTCCGAGGCCGATGTCGCGACCTGGCTGCGCGGGCTGTCCGACCCGGAGTTCCAGCGCTGGAACACCCCGGTCAAGATCGTCCGGGACCTGGACAGCGCCCGTGACTCGCTCCGCTCGCGCGCCGAGGCCGTCGCCGACGGCACCGCTGTCGCCTTCTGCATCACGGACGCGGCCACCGGTACGACCCTCGGTCACATAGGCGTCAACGACATCAACCACGTCATACGCGTCGGCATCGTCGGCTACTGGGTCCTTCCGGAGGCCCGCGGCCGGCAGGTCGCCACCCGTGCCCTCGCCCTGGCCGCCCGCTACGCCTTCGGCGCCGTCCGTCTGCACCGCGTCGAACTGGGCCACGCCCTCGGCCACGACGTGTCCTGCCGGATCGCCGAGCGGTGCGGGTTCCCGTACGAGGGGACCCTGCGGGAGGCGATGTTCGAGGCGGGTCGGCACGACGCGTTCCGGGACGTCCACCTGCACGCACGGATAGCGACGGACCCGGAGCCGACGCTGCCGGACAGGCCCTAG
- a CDS encoding Zn-ribbon domain-containing OB-fold protein, whose protein sequence is MRAADRARASGGARFDLPEVDAFTRPYWDAAAEGRLLIRHCAGCDRAHHYPREFCPHCWSEDVRWLPASGHATLYTWSVVHRNDLPPFGERVPYVAAVVDLAEGPRMMTEVVECEGDALRIGMGLEVTFRAGVPVFRPRSGAVPPPSSAVPSPSSVSKTTS, encoded by the coding sequence GTGCGTGCGGCGGACAGGGCGCGTGCGTCGGGCGGGGCGCGATTCGATCTGCCCGAAGTCGATGCCTTCACCCGGCCGTACTGGGACGCGGCGGCGGAGGGCCGGCTGCTGATCCGCCACTGCGCGGGCTGCGACCGGGCCCACCACTACCCCCGGGAGTTCTGCCCGCACTGCTGGAGCGAGGACGTGCGCTGGCTGCCCGCGAGCGGACACGCCACGCTCTACACCTGGTCCGTCGTGCACCGCAACGACCTCCCGCCGTTCGGCGAGCGGGTGCCGTACGTCGCCGCGGTCGTCGACCTCGCGGAGGGGCCGCGGATGATGACCGAGGTGGTGGAGTGCGAGGGCGACGCGCTGCGGATCGGGATGGGGCTGGAGGTCACGTTCAGGGCGGGGGTGCCCGTGTTCCGGCCGCGGTCCGGCGCTGTCCCGCCTCCTTCCTCCGCCGTCCCATCCCCCTCCTCCGTGTCGAAAACCACTTCCTGA
- a CDS encoding DoxX family protein: MDTIWLGGAEWLAVLRIGLGLWWLESWRHKDKKGWFERGTGIAWAADVAGKHRWNAVRSGFDTVVAPRPRTMAYVVVYAELALGLGLVAGFLTPIALVGGLLLNVLYFTLMIHDWAEQGQNAMMALISVVAFFGMGWQTWSLDSAIGLFS, translated from the coding sequence ATGGACACGATCTGGCTCGGCGGAGCGGAGTGGCTGGCCGTGCTGCGGATCGGGCTCGGGCTGTGGTGGCTGGAGAGTTGGCGGCACAAGGACAAGAAGGGCTGGTTCGAGCGGGGGACCGGGATCGCGTGGGCGGCGGACGTCGCGGGCAAGCACCGGTGGAACGCGGTGCGCTCCGGCTTCGACACCGTGGTCGCGCCCCGGCCGCGGACGATGGCGTACGTCGTCGTGTACGCGGAGTTGGCCCTAGGGCTGGGACTGGTGGCCGGGTTCCTGACGCCGATCGCGCTGGTCGGCGGACTGCTCCTCAACGTCCTGTACTTCACCCTCATGATCCACGACTGGGCCGAGCAGGGGCAGAACGCGATGATGGCGCTGATCTCGGTCGTCGCCTTCTTCGGGATGGGATGGCAGACGTGGTCACTGGACAGCGCGATCGGGCTGTTCTCGTGA
- a CDS encoding flavin-containing monooxygenase: MADSTASSTPRPVPSHEDRPVYVIGGGPGGLATAYALRAQGARAVVLEKSDQVGASWRRHYDRLHLHTTRRLSGLPGLPMPRSFGRWVSRDNVVRYLEKYAEHHQLEIVTGVEVSRVEPAPGGDGWLLHATGGRELTGSAVVVATGHNHTPRLPDWPGRDTYTGELLHAGDYRNPAPYAGRDVLVVGVGNTGAEIAVDLVEGGASRVRLAVRTAPHIVRRSTAGWAAQFTGILVRRLPVRLVDALAGPMAKASVPDLAAQGLPRPDTGLYSRVNEGSIPVQDVGLINAVRKGRVEVVAAVEGFEEDKVVLADGKRIDPDVVIAATGYVRALEGIVGHLDVLDGRGRPVVHGARTPKNAPGLYFTGFTNPISGMFRELALDAEKIAKAVARTAQKAERAAAKAKEKAAPKAGAQTGARDTGDTRAAH; the protein is encoded by the coding sequence ATGGCCGACTCGACTGCTTCCTCGACCCCCCGCCCGGTGCCGTCCCACGAAGACCGCCCCGTGTACGTCATCGGCGGCGGCCCCGGGGGACTCGCGACGGCGTACGCGCTGCGCGCCCAGGGCGCACGGGCCGTCGTACTGGAGAAGTCCGACCAGGTCGGAGCGTCCTGGCGGCGCCACTACGACCGACTGCACCTGCACACGACCCGGCGGCTGTCCGGCCTGCCCGGCCTCCCGATGCCGCGCTCCTTCGGGCGGTGGGTCTCGCGCGACAACGTGGTGCGCTACCTGGAGAAGTACGCCGAGCACCACCAGCTGGAGATCGTCACGGGCGTCGAGGTCTCACGCGTCGAGCCCGCCCCGGGCGGCGACGGCTGGCTGTTGCACGCCACCGGCGGCCGCGAACTGACCGGCAGCGCCGTGGTCGTCGCCACCGGCCACAACCACACCCCGCGCCTGCCCGACTGGCCCGGCCGCGACACGTACACCGGCGAACTCCTGCACGCCGGCGACTACCGCAACCCCGCCCCCTACGCCGGCCGTGACGTCCTCGTCGTCGGCGTCGGCAACACGGGCGCCGAGATCGCCGTGGACCTGGTCGAGGGCGGCGCCTCCCGGGTACGGCTCGCCGTGCGCACCGCGCCGCACATCGTGCGCCGCTCCACGGCCGGCTGGGCCGCCCAGTTCACCGGGATCCTCGTACGACGGCTGCCGGTGCGCCTCGTCGACGCACTCGCCGGGCCGATGGCCAAGGCCAGCGTGCCGGACCTGGCGGCGCAGGGGCTGCCCCGCCCCGACACCGGCCTCTACTCCCGCGTCAACGAGGGCTCCATCCCCGTCCAGGACGTCGGCCTCATCAACGCCGTCCGCAAGGGACGGGTCGAGGTCGTGGCCGCGGTGGAGGGCTTCGAGGAGGACAAGGTCGTCCTCGCCGACGGGAAGCGGATCGACCCGGACGTCGTGATCGCCGCGACGGGGTACGTACGCGCCCTGGAGGGCATCGTCGGCCACCTCGACGTCCTCGACGGGCGTGGCCGTCCGGTCGTGCACGGCGCCCGCACCCCGAAGAATGCACCCGGCCTCTACTTCACCGGCTTCACCAACCCCATCAGCGGCATGTTCCGCGAACTCGCCCTCGACGCGGAGAAGATCGCGA